In one Vicinamibacterales bacterium genomic region, the following are encoded:
- a CDS encoding ABC transporter permease, with protein sequence MAVAVPTLAIGIGAATALYAVARVSLAGLPDVPAMSRVGRIYAANPGLGVERGRVSLGEFDQALSKASSFEAIGAYADEDALVGIGPAARPAVAGYASPAFFAAMGVLPAAGRVFAPADLTGPPVVVVSDALWKREFADGRLADAKLRVDSVDRTVIGVMPPTFEYGFVDVAASLWIPLEHASRSMPAIVNVFARLRDGVEWPAAERELTGMTHGQGPWTFRAISLAKDTRGRAVVVYVSTLGPACLVLILACLNVACLLLARGIGRDRELTVRRALGATRFRLMGLLLVESLILAIFSGAIGAALAAWLVHGAAPALAAVQPRGAAALAGVRLLPVAMAASTIACLLFGMVPALRLSTREVTASLNGVPGVRRTHVAGYGARDVIVFTEIAAAVGLAVWTAMVWTLASQLHGQTLTFAADHVVAMRAPDATVVRVAARVAAVPGVAASAISSGMIGGGRPERIETGDGSPLVFSRVPVGDRFFETLALPMLHGRAFDAAETNARAAVAVLSESAARRLAPGGDAVGRRLQTSTHGDLTVIGVCRDPIDAGALAAIDAGAGEMYVPYEPSMTSREAVVLARVPGDARLALDAIAAAAQVPPGSPPARPVVLSDNFAERAAVTAAPATLALKILGPFAVLALLLAASGVFAVISQSVSQRTREFSIRLAIGATRPGVLRLVLVREGKLIAAAAATGFVFTMMATLALFEQLATLASILPSFWVGALLLSAGVAAVSVMCATYRITRLEPAAVLRRL encoded by the coding sequence GTGGCCGTCGCCGTACCGACGCTGGCCATCGGCATCGGCGCCGCCACTGCCCTGTACGCGGTTGCCCGCGTGTCGCTCGCCGGCCTGCCGGACGTGCCGGCGATGTCGCGCGTCGGGCGGATCTATGCGGCGAATCCGGGGCTTGGCGTCGAGCGCGGGCGGGTGTCGCTGGGCGAGTTCGATCAGGCGCTCTCGAAGGCCTCGTCGTTTGAGGCGATCGGGGCGTATGCCGACGAGGACGCGCTCGTCGGCATCGGCCCGGCGGCGCGTCCGGCCGTGGCCGGCTACGCGTCCCCGGCGTTCTTTGCGGCGATGGGCGTCCTGCCCGCTGCCGGTCGGGTCTTCGCACCGGCCGACCTGACGGGGCCGCCGGTCGTCGTGGTGAGCGACGCGCTGTGGAAGCGTGAGTTCGCCGACGGGCGGCTCGCCGACGCGAAGCTGCGGGTCGACAGTGTCGATCGCACGGTGATCGGCGTGATGCCGCCGACGTTCGAATACGGCTTCGTCGACGTGGCGGCGAGCCTCTGGATCCCGCTCGAACACGCCAGCCGCAGCATGCCGGCGATCGTCAACGTCTTCGCGCGGCTGCGAGACGGCGTCGAATGGCCGGCCGCGGAGCGCGAGCTCACCGGCATGACGCACGGACAGGGTCCCTGGACGTTTCGGGCGATTTCACTCGCGAAGGACACGCGCGGGCGCGCCGTCGTCGTCTATGTCAGCACGCTCGGCCCGGCGTGCCTCGTGCTGATCCTCGCGTGCCTGAACGTCGCCTGCCTGCTGCTGGCGCGCGGCATCGGCCGTGACCGGGAATTGACGGTGCGCCGCGCGCTCGGCGCGACGCGGTTCCGTCTGATGGGTCTGCTGCTCGTCGAGAGCCTGATCCTCGCAATTTTCAGCGGCGCGATCGGCGCCGCGCTGGCGGCGTGGCTCGTCCACGGCGCGGCGCCGGCGCTCGCCGCCGTGCAGCCGCGTGGCGCCGCGGCGCTCGCAGGCGTCCGGCTGCTCCCGGTGGCGATGGCGGCCAGCACCATCGCCTGTCTGCTGTTCGGGATGGTGCCGGCGCTTCGGCTCTCGACGCGCGAAGTCACGGCGTCGCTCAACGGAGTGCCGGGCGTCCGTCGCACCCATGTCGCCGGTTACGGCGCGCGCGACGTGATCGTCTTCACCGAGATCGCGGCGGCCGTCGGGCTTGCGGTCTGGACCGCCATGGTGTGGACGCTCGCCTCGCAGCTGCACGGCCAGACGCTGACCTTCGCCGCCGACCATGTCGTGGCGATGCGTGCGCCTGACGCAACCGTCGTCCGCGTGGCCGCGCGCGTGGCGGCGGTACCCGGCGTGGCGGCGTCGGCGATTTCATCCGGCATGATCGGCGGCGGCAGGCCTGAGCGCATCGAGACGGGCGACGGCTCGCCGCTCGTCTTCTCGCGGGTGCCGGTCGGCGACCGGTTCTTCGAGACGCTGGCGTTGCCGATGCTGCACGGCCGCGCATTCGACGCGGCTGAAACGAACGCACGAGCGGCCGTGGCCGTATTGAGCGAATCGGCCGCGCGCCGGCTGGCGCCAGGCGGCGACGCGGTCGGCCGTCGTCTGCAGACCTCGACGCACGGCGACCTGACGGTGATCGGCGTCTGCCGGGATCCGATCGATGCCGGCGCGCTCGCCGCGATCGATGCCGGCGCCGGAGAGATGTACGTCCCGTACGAACCCTCGATGACGTCGCGTGAAGCGGTCGTCCTGGCGCGTGTGCCCGGCGATGCCCGGCTCGCGCTCGACGCGATCGCGGCGGCGGCGCAGGTGCCGCCTGGCTCGCCGCCGGCCCGTCCTGTCGTGCTGAGCGACAATTTCGCGGAACGCGCCGCGGTCACGGCCGCGCCCGCGACGCTGGCGCTGAAGATCCTGGGACCGTTCGCCGTCCTCGCGCTGCTGCTGGCGGCGAGCGGCGTGTTCGCGGTGATCAGTCAGTCGGTGTCGCAGCGCACTCGCGAGTTCAGCATCCGCCTCGCCATCGGCGCGACGCGGCCGGGCGTGTTGCGACTGGTGCTCGTCCGCGAGGGGAAGCTGATTGCCGCAGCCGCCGCGACCGGTTTCGTGTTCACGATGATGGCGACGCTCGCCCTCTTCGAGCAGCTGGCGACGCTCGCGTCGATTCTGCCGTCGTTCTGGGTGGGAGCGCTCCTGCTGTCGGCCGGTGTCGCGGCGGTGTCCGTGATGTGCGCGACCTACCGGATCACCCGGCTGGAGCCGGCCGCGGTGCTGCGGCGGCTCTGA
- a CDS encoding ABC transporter ATP-binding protein → MGLITTQDLWKTYVMGSEEIHALRGVNINIDKGEYVAIMGPSGSGKSTLMNLIGCLDTPSRGSYQLNGKEVAAMNDDELARIRNEEIGFVFQTFNLLPRATALHNVELPLVYAGVSGRDRAERARAALDKVELTQRASHKPNELSGGQRQRVAIARALVNNPSILLADEPTGNLDSKTGVEIMSVFQRLHDGGNTIIVVTHEPEIAAYARRVIHIRDGQVEKDVRQAA, encoded by the coding sequence ATGGGACTGATCACGACACAGGACCTCTGGAAGACCTACGTCATGGGCTCTGAGGAAATCCATGCCCTGCGCGGTGTCAACATCAACATCGACAAAGGGGAATACGTCGCGATCATGGGCCCGTCGGGCTCTGGCAAGTCGACGCTGATGAACCTGATCGGCTGTCTCGACACACCGAGCCGTGGAAGCTATCAGCTCAACGGCAAAGAGGTCGCGGCGATGAACGACGACGAGCTGGCCCGGATCAGGAACGAAGAGATCGGGTTCGTGTTCCAGACGTTCAACCTGCTGCCGCGCGCCACCGCGCTGCACAACGTCGAGCTGCCGCTCGTTTATGCCGGCGTCTCGGGCCGCGACCGCGCCGAGCGCGCGCGCGCGGCGCTCGACAAGGTCGAGCTGACGCAGCGCGCCTCGCACAAGCCGAACGAGCTGTCGGGGGGCCAGCGCCAGCGCGTGGCCATCGCCAGGGCGCTCGTCAACAACCCGTCCATCCTCCTCGCCGACGAGCCGACGGGCAACCTCGATTCGAAGACCGGCGTGGAAATCATGTCGGTCTTCCAGCGCCTGCACGACGGCGGCAACACGATCATTGTCGTCACGCACGAACCGGAGATCGCCGCCTACGCCAGGCGCGTCATCCACATCCGCGACGGCCAGGTCGAAAAGGACGTTCGCCAGGCCGCATAG
- a CDS encoding J domain-containing protein yields the protein MKNYYDLLSVPRDAPVDDIKKAFRREIARYHPDKVQHLGAEFQEMAAGIAADLTEAYRILMDAPLRAKYDADLDVGRRGSAAVPPARPAPTPSPSPAPPQASEPSPRPAPKQRSAGFEFVRRASLSKVKQAAAEVLAESEPLPVHGFDLALVVRPKKGLFRRADESVCLVVKFVPFVDAAAVADVWLPAAKVRAPGALSCVLLLLGQGVAPESDLAAAVTDLRRKSRGGGPLLVPVDVRDWGALFPPETPGSVRSLIQRLREAR from the coding sequence TTGAAGAACTACTACGACCTGCTCTCGGTGCCGCGCGACGCGCCGGTCGACGATATCAAGAAAGCCTTTCGCCGAGAGATCGCCCGCTATCATCCCGACAAAGTCCAGCACCTCGGCGCCGAGTTCCAGGAGATGGCGGCTGGGATCGCCGCGGACCTCACCGAGGCCTATCGCATCCTGATGGACGCGCCGCTGCGCGCGAAGTACGACGCCGATCTCGACGTCGGGCGGCGCGGCTCGGCGGCCGTGCCGCCGGCGCGTCCGGCACCCACGCCGTCGCCGTCACCGGCTCCGCCGCAGGCCAGCGAGCCGTCCCCGCGACCCGCCCCCAAGCAGCGGAGCGCCGGGTTCGAATTCGTGCGTCGCGCGTCGCTGTCGAAAGTGAAGCAGGCGGCCGCCGAGGTGCTGGCCGAGTCGGAGCCGCTGCCGGTGCACGGGTTCGATCTCGCGCTGGTCGTCCGGCCGAAGAAGGGCCTCTTCCGCCGGGCCGACGAGAGCGTCTGCCTGGTCGTGAAGTTCGTACCGTTCGTCGACGCGGCCGCCGTGGCCGACGTCTGGCTGCCCGCGGCCAAGGTGCGAGCCCCTGGCGCGCTCAGCTGCGTCCTGCTGCTGCTCGGGCAGGGGGTGGCGCCGGAATCCGATCTGGCGGCGGCCGTCACCGATCTGCGCCGCAAGAGCCGCGGCGGCGGTCCGCTCCTGGTTCCGGTGGATGTGAGAGACTGGGGAGCGCTGTTTCCGCCTGAAACTCCCGGCTCGGTTCGCTCGTTAATACAGAGATTGAGAGAAGCGCGGTAA